tgctaGCAAACTGAGTAAGACAAAGAGAAATGTTCAACTACCTACTAACTTTTTACCCTAATCTTCGatctccacaccctcctatctaGAGTCATGTCCTTAGTCAGCTCCACCTGCACCATATCtcgcctgatcacctctccccaagacttcttaggcctacctctacccctcaTGATACCCACTGAGGCTAACCTCTCGCACCTTCTAACTGGGACTTCTATGCTTCTCTtcttaacatgtccgaaccatctcaacctcgcctCTCGCATCTTATCCTCCATACGGGCCACTCTCACCttatcccgaataacttcattcctaatcttatcaaATATGGTATGCCCACATATCCACCTTAACATCCCCATctcagctactttcatcttctggatattaGAGTTCTTGACTAGCCAACACTCTGCTCTATACAGCTTAGTCGGTCTAAATACTACCTCATAGAATTTACCTTTAAGTCTCAGCGACATATTCTTATCACTCAAGACACCGGGAGCGAGCCCCCATTTCATCCATCATACTCTGATACAGTGCGTGACATCCTTACCAATCTCCCTGTTACCTTGTATTatagatccaaggtacttgaaactttctTTCCTAGCGATGAACTGTGTATCAAGCCTTACACCCATGTCCGCTTCCTGAGTAACTTCGttaaacttacactccaagtactCCATCTTGGTTCTGcacaacttgaaacctttagactaaAGAGTCTGCCTCCAAACCTCCAGTCTATCATCAACACCTTCTCGAGTCTcgtcaatcagaactatatcatctgcaaatatATACACCACGatacctccccttgaatgtgtcGTTAATGCATCCATCACCAAGGACGACAAAAATGGGCTAAGGGCTGATCCCTGATGCAACCTCATCACAACTGGGAAGTGTTCTGAGTCTTCTCTCACTGTCCTGACCcgtgtcttagctccatcatacatgtccttaatcactcTAGGCAACAAGCACACCTTTAACCTCTAAAAACCTCCACATAACCTTTCTTGGGACTTTATTATTTGCTTTCTCTaagtcaatgaacaccatatgtaAGTCCTTCTTCATTGTCCTATACTGCTCTACCAATCTCCTCACCAGATGATGGCTTCCGTATTCGAATGCCTCGACATGAAACCGAACTGGTTCTCAAAAATAGACACACTCTTCCTCACCCTCTCTTACACCACCCTCCCCCAAACTTTCATCGTATGACTTAGCagtttgatacccctatagtaaTTGCAATTTTGTATATCACCCTTGTTTTTGTACAACGaaatcatcgtactccacctccattccTCAGGCATCCTGTTCGTCCTAAAAATGATGTTGAACAACCTAGAGAACCATTCCAGGCATGCCTTACCCCCGCTCTTCCAGAATTCTACCGGGATCTCGTCTGGTCCGGTAACTCTACCCTTGCTCACCCTACGCATCACCCTCTTGACCTCCCCCACACTTATGCGTCAACAGTACCCTAAGTCTCGATGACTCTCGGCGTGCTCCAATACACCTAAAACAAATATTCTTATCCCCATCATTCAAGAGTTTATGAAATTCTAGGGGGGCTATTAGAACTAGAAGACACAAAATTCTTAGCATGAGAAGAAGAAAGATGCATGCTTCACTTTTCCGTCTTGATCATTTCCTTTGCAATCTTTCATGCAATAGAGGAGGTAAGATCTTCACCAAGAAGATCGAGAAATAGAATTACTAAGAAgccaagagaatatatatatatatatatatatactaaactTAGTGTACGTGCTTTGCACGT
The nucleotide sequence above comes from Nicotiana tabacum cultivar K326 chromosome 12, ASM71507v2, whole genome shotgun sequence. Encoded proteins:
- the LOC107793591 gene encoding uncharacterized protein LOC107793591 — translated: MEYLECKFNEVTQEADMGVRLDTQFIARKESFKYLGSIIQGNREIVFRPTKLYRAECWLVKNSNIQKMKVAEMGMLRWICGHTIFDKIRNEVIRDKFASISVSMVSFYSLIDITT